In Halanaerobium praevalens DSM 2228, the DNA window AATCAAGGGATCTTTACCTTGTAGACTTAAAGCAGCATTAATTCCAGCAACTAATCCTTGACCAGCTGCTTCTTCATAACCAGAACTACCATTAATCTGGCCAGCTGTATATAAACCTTTTACCTTTTTTAATTCTAAATCTAATTTTAATTCTTCTGGATCAACACAATCATATTCAATTGCATAACCAGGTCTCATAATTTCTACATTTTCTAAACCCTTAATTGTTCTGGCCATCTTGATTTGGACATCATAAGGTAAACTTGTAGATAAACCAGAAACATAATATTCATCTGTATCTAGACCTTCAGGTTCAATAAATAATTGATGCCTACCTTTATCAGGAAAACGTACAACTTTATCTTCTATTGAAGGACAATAACGAGGGCCAACTCCATCAATTACTCCACTAAATAAAGGGGTCCTCATTTTATTATCATTAATAATTTTATGAGTTGCAGCAGAAGTATAAGTTAAATAACACATTGCCTGTTCTCCTTTTAAGGGTTCAGACTCATAAGAAAAGCTTAAACCTGCTTCTCCTGGCTGAGGCTCCATTTTAGAAAAGTCCATAGATTTTTTACTAACTCGAGGTGGTGTTCCAGTTTTAAATCGCCTGAGATTGATTCCTAAATCTTTGAGACTTCCAGAAAGTTTATTTGCTGGATACTGTTGATTTGGCCCAGCATTAAATTCTGCTTCTCCAATAATCATTCTCCCTTTAAGAAAAGTTCCAGTAGTTAAAATAACTTTTTTACCAGCAAAGAAAACTCCAGTTTTAGTTACTACTCCTTTTACTTCACCAGCTTCAACAATTATTTTTTCAGCAATTTGTTGTTTTAAATCTAAATTATCTTCTTGTTCTAAAACTCTTTTCATCCTTTTATGGTATTTATCTTTATCCGATTGTCCTCTTAAACCATGTACTGCAGGACCTTTACTTGTATTAAGCATTCTGATTTGAATCATTGTTTGATCCATATTTTTAGCCATTTCTCCACCTAAAGCATCAATTTCTCTCACAATATGAGACTTGCCTGGACCCCCAAGTGAAGGATTACAGGGCATAAAAGCTACATGGTCTAAACTAACTGTTAAAGTTAAAGTTTTTAAGCCCATTCTTGCTGGAGCTAAAGAAGCTTCACAGCCAGCATGACCAGAACCAATTACTATTACATCATATTCTTTGGGATATTTGTGAAAATCCATATCTGATATCTCCTCTTTTATTAAAATTATTTTCCTAAACAAAAGTCTTTAAAAATCCGATCCAAAATATCATCTGCAACTGTTTCTCCAGTAATTTTGCCTAAACCATTTAAAAAATCCTTTAAATCTATAGTCAAAAAATCATAAGGCATTTTTGTTTC includes these proteins:
- the mnmG gene encoding tRNA uridine-5-carboxymethylaminomethyl(34) synthesis enzyme MnmG codes for the protein MDFHKYPKEYDVIVIGSGHAGCEASLAPARMGLKTLTLTVSLDHVAFMPCNPSLGGPGKSHIVREIDALGGEMAKNMDQTMIQIRMLNTSKGPAVHGLRGQSDKDKYHKRMKRVLEQEDNLDLKQQIAEKIIVEAGEVKGVVTKTGVFFAGKKVILTTGTFLKGRMIIGEAEFNAGPNQQYPANKLSGSLKDLGINLRRFKTGTPPRVSKKSMDFSKMEPQPGEAGLSFSYESEPLKGEQAMCYLTYTSAATHKIINDNKMRTPLFSGVIDGVGPRYCPSIEDKVVRFPDKGRHQLFIEPEGLDTDEYYVSGLSTSLPYDVQIKMARTIKGLENVEIMRPGYAIEYDCVDPEELKLDLELKKVKGLYTAGQINGSSGYEEAAGQGLVAGINAALSLQGKDPLILKRSEAYIGVLIDDLVTKGTPEPYRIMTSRAEYRLLLRQDNADQRLTPIGKKIGLVSEQRYKNYQAKMKAVKKAFSYLRDEQNQVNPTKEVRAKLEELGSGNLSKPVSLEKLLRRPEISYSDLKYFADNLPEIKKDVQEQVEIQVKYKGYMARQEAQVEQFRKMEEKKIPRSLDYNKLENLRLEAREKLAKIKPLSIGQASRISGVSPADISALMIYLEQYNRNKGESE